Proteins encoded within one genomic window of Terriglobus sp. TAA 43:
- the dapA gene encoding 4-hydroxy-tetrahydrodipicolinate synthase, which produces MEPAIITGLGTAIITPFHPDESVDHASLKKLVEAQIAGGVDFLVACGSTGEASTLTEDETDAVIATVIEAAAGRIPVVAGCTHNSTREAVARAQRIAKIKGLRGILTANPYYNKPTQQGQYLHFKAIAEAVAPMPVLLYNIPGRTAANLLPETVVRLAELPNVIGIKESSGNLAQIGELLALKPANFSVFSGDDYLALPIVAGGGVGLISVASNVAPKEVKAVITAALSGNRETAAEAAKKVHALNTVLFAEPNPAPTKALLAAMKITAGDALRLPMLPVGDKTRESLHKIATELHLL; this is translated from the coding sequence ATGGAACCCGCGATTATTACTGGACTCGGCACTGCAATCATCACCCCTTTTCACCCGGACGAGAGCGTCGATCACGCTTCGCTGAAAAAATTGGTGGAAGCGCAGATTGCAGGCGGTGTCGATTTCCTGGTGGCCTGTGGTTCCACGGGCGAAGCCAGCACCCTGACTGAAGACGAGACGGATGCGGTCATTGCCACGGTGATTGAAGCTGCCGCAGGACGCATCCCCGTTGTGGCCGGATGCACGCACAACAGCACACGCGAGGCGGTGGCGCGCGCGCAACGCATCGCAAAAATCAAGGGCTTGAGGGGCATCCTGACCGCCAACCCGTACTACAACAAGCCCACGCAGCAGGGCCAGTATCTACACTTCAAGGCAATCGCTGAAGCCGTCGCACCGATGCCGGTGCTGCTCTACAACATCCCCGGACGCACCGCCGCAAACCTGCTCCCCGAGACTGTCGTGCGTCTGGCTGAATTGCCAAACGTCATCGGCATCAAGGAATCCAGCGGGAACCTTGCGCAGATTGGCGAGCTGCTCGCCCTCAAGCCTGCAAACTTCTCCGTCTTCTCTGGCGATGATTATCTTGCGCTACCCATCGTTGCGGGCGGCGGCGTGGGACTCATCTCTGTGGCATCGAATGTTGCGCCGAAGGAAGTGAAGGCAGTGATTACCGCTGCGCTTTCCGGCAATCGCGAGACGGCCGCAGAAGCAGCCAAGAAGGTTCACGCCTTGAACACGGTGCTCTTCGCCGAACCCAATCCAGCGCCCACCAAGGCTCTGCTGGCCGCAATGAAGATCACCGCAGGCGACGCACTTCGTCTCCCCATGCTGCCGGTTGGCGACAAGACGCGCGAATCGCTACATAAAATCGCCACGGAACTCCATCTGCTGTAA